The Crocosphaera subtropica ATCC 51142 genome includes a window with the following:
- a CDS encoding chemotaxis protein CheW, which translates to MVGNLDLGQDNKQDMSPELQALQTPEGELYLRFHLPSKEEFALPAVAIREVMQQSPERITPIPNASPLLLGTLNLRGQVIWVADLGQFLGNTVPLRTDRPEIPVIAVEEQETILGLAIDQLGDMEWLDIEQLQAPTNVADHIAPYVQGEWVAEEQSHQVLRLLDQVAILRSARWAT; encoded by the coding sequence ATGGTTGGGAATTTAGATTTAGGTCAAGACAACAAACAAGATATGTCTCCTGAACTTCAGGCATTACAAACCCCTGAAGGAGAACTATATTTACGATTTCATCTGCCTTCAAAAGAAGAATTTGCCCTTCCGGCCGTTGCCATTCGAGAGGTGATGCAACAAAGTCCAGAACGAATTACACCCATTCCTAATGCTTCACCCTTACTGTTAGGAACTCTCAATTTGAGGGGGCAAGTGATCTGGGTGGCAGACTTAGGGCAATTTTTAGGTAATACCGTTCCCTTACGAACTGATCGCCCTGAAATTCCGGTCATTGCCGTAGAAGAGCAAGAAACCATTTTAGGGTTAGCCATTGATCAATTGGGGGATATGGAATGGTTAGATATTGAACAATTACAAGCTCCCACCAACGTAGCCGATCATATTGCCCCTTATGTTCAGGGAGAATGGGTGGCAGAAGAACAGTCTCACCAAGTCTTACGATTACTAGACCAAGTGGCTATTTTACGTTCAGCCCGATGGGCAACTTAA
- a CDS encoding response regulator transcription factor, whose protein sequence is MRAVLLVEDSPAQQRMIATILKKNGWQVIIAEDGIQALETIKEASPDLIVLDIVMPKMNGYEVCRRIKTNPSTQNVPIVMCSSKGEEFDRYWGIKQGADAYIAKPFEDIELIGTIQQLLRQ, encoded by the coding sequence ATGAGAGCAGTTCTACTGGTAGAAGATAGTCCAGCACAACAAAGAATGATTGCGACGATTCTCAAAAAGAATGGTTGGCAAGTCATTATCGCAGAAGATGGCATTCAAGCCCTCGAAACCATTAAAGAAGCGAGTCCGGATCTCATTGTCTTAGATATTGTCATGCCCAAGATGAACGGTTATGAAGTCTGTCGTCGGATTAAAACCAATCCGAGTACCCAAAATGTTCCCATTGTTATGTGTTCTTCTAAAGGGGAAGAATTCGACCGTTATTGGGGTATTAAACAGGGGGCAGATGCTTACATTGCCAAACCCTTTGAAGATATTGAACTCATTGGCACCATTCAGCAACTACTACGGCAATAA
- a CDS encoding response regulator, producing the protein MQGTLNEIDIRSILQLIELGQRTGELLIEAYQTSLGNQGDDHPSSNFGSSQPLTIEASRIFWLVFFVNGQIVYTIHSKNRGCRRLQDYLSRYQMQVVPEELESLERITHNDIEYVYLWQLIEQHRLTPEQGKTIIQQMVKETLFDLLSLRQGAFIFEMGLGLDPLLTSLEIGPLVMEMMKEVQQWKQLHPYFQSPQQALIIADQQQLKETLPQKAYEQLVHWADGKTSLRRLSRRLQRNLGTLARGIYPYVERGWLHPIIITSPSVSISKNLWDEPTTRHRPHIVCLDDDLTIGKTVEAILTKNHYHTSLITDPLSGLSHLFELNPDVILCDIAMPKLDGYEICAMLRHSKAFQYIPIIMLTGKEGFIDRIRARMMGATDYLTKPFGEQELLLLIEKYVAPTTRSHRTRR; encoded by the coding sequence ATGCAGGGAACTTTAAATGAAATTGATATACGCAGTATCCTGCAACTAATCGAACTAGGACAACGAACGGGAGAACTCTTAATTGAAGCCTATCAAACCTCATTAGGCAACCAGGGGGATGATCATCCCTCATCAAACTTCGGGTCATCTCAACCTCTTACCATTGAGGCTTCTAGAATATTTTGGTTAGTTTTTTTCGTTAACGGACAAATTGTTTACACCATTCACAGCAAAAATAGAGGCTGTCGCCGTTTACAAGATTATTTATCTCGTTATCAAATGCAAGTTGTTCCAGAAGAACTTGAAAGTCTTGAGAGAATTACTCATAACGACATTGAATACGTTTATTTATGGCAATTAATTGAACAACATCGTTTAACCCCTGAACAGGGCAAAACTATCATTCAACAAATGGTCAAAGAAACCCTCTTTGACTTACTTAGTTTACGACAAGGGGCATTTATTTTTGAAATGGGTCTAGGTTTAGATCCCCTTTTAACCAGTTTAGAAATCGGTCCATTGGTGATGGAAATGATGAAAGAGGTGCAACAGTGGAAACAGTTACATCCCTATTTTCAGAGTCCTCAACAAGCATTAATCATTGCCGATCAACAGCAATTAAAAGAGACATTACCTCAAAAAGCTTACGAACAGTTAGTACATTGGGCTGATGGCAAAACATCCCTTAGACGACTTTCCCGTCGCTTACAACGGAATTTAGGAACCTTAGCACGGGGTATTTATCCTTATGTTGAACGAGGATGGTTACACCCGATTATCATCACAAGTCCTTCCGTATCTATCTCTAAAAACCTTTGGGACGAACCCACCACAAGACACCGTCCTCATATAGTCTGTCTTGATGACGATCTGACGATTGGCAAAACTGTAGAAGCGATCCTCACCAAAAACCATTATCACACCTCCTTAATTACCGATCCCCTCTCAGGATTAAGTCATCTATTTGAACTCAACCCCGATGTCATTTTATGTGATATTGCTATGCCCAAATTAGATGGCTACGAGATTTGTGCCATGTTAAGACATTCTAAGGCTTTTCAATATATACCTATCATCATGCTCACAGGAAAAGAAGGTTTTATCGATCGCATTCGAGCGCGCATGATGGGAGCAACAGATTACCTCACCAAACCCTTTGGAGAACAAGAGTTATTATTGTTAATCGAAAAATATGTTGCACCAACAACCAGGAGTCATCGAACCAGGAGATAA
- the hmpF gene encoding pilus motility taxis protein HmpF: MLYLAEVKKQTRGFIGGSRTEIKLLACQHNDQTWSSVPGEEVVALEELEQLGEGTLLMVNLGNNRQVQGEPELAAPELVRQLQKLSRLSEKLKTQQEEIEQWKQSLQYQSQELTRREAEMEARLEQLEEIEKELSQIERRRQEADSAWNRVEQTQQQFQDFQRRFGPVLELPGAEAEKMQELIVRLAQSSTGLESLEKPFRAAINASEAQQEILNQFWQQLDTLKAEVQRQTRQVQQQGEILENRFQALEETQTSLEEAKIQWGVQQNILSNKQDRLQKVNDNLRVIQELQHTLEQVAGGVGDMVSETKVDVVSLEDMPLGELEEKVKSLQGDLDKLVRFVNDQEEELTLQCQTVQELQDKLAEAGDFERLDLESELAEEQERKQFLDETLVGQRRNLKERQEVLLQYLRVLRRRQGVIDFDSNTPAVNIDPVLIQLEEWENRTTEERETLETEIHHLHNSVQEIQTMIKQLDTEQVQKIKQLEGERENWQQAQIEVAQLQVRLDIYENSLKPLQRELDETKHQLGILGEWLNPS, from the coding sequence GTGCTATATCTTGCAGAAGTCAAAAAACAGACAAGAGGTTTCATTGGTGGTTCTCGGACAGAGATTAAACTCTTAGCGTGTCAACATAATGATCAAACTTGGAGTTCTGTCCCTGGGGAAGAGGTGGTCGCCCTTGAAGAATTAGAGCAACTGGGGGAAGGAACCCTATTGATGGTTAACTTAGGCAATAATCGTCAAGTTCAAGGAGAACCAGAACTAGCTGCTCCGGAATTAGTGCGACAACTACAAAAGTTATCCCGTCTCTCAGAAAAGTTAAAAACCCAACAAGAAGAGATAGAACAATGGAAACAGTCGCTTCAATATCAAAGTCAAGAGTTAACCCGTCGTGAAGCAGAGATGGAAGCTCGTCTTGAACAGTTAGAGGAAATCGAAAAAGAACTGTCTCAAATTGAACGCCGTCGGCAAGAAGCTGACTCAGCCTGGAATCGGGTGGAGCAAACTCAACAACAATTTCAAGATTTTCAGCGTCGTTTTGGACCGGTATTAGAACTTCCTGGTGCAGAAGCTGAGAAAATGCAAGAATTGATTGTTCGTCTTGCTCAGAGTTCTACGGGACTAGAATCCCTAGAAAAACCCTTTCGGGCCGCCATCAATGCCTCAGAAGCTCAACAAGAAATTCTCAACCAATTTTGGCAACAACTCGATACCCTTAAAGCAGAGGTACAACGTCAAACCAGACAAGTCCAACAACAAGGAGAAATCTTAGAAAATCGTTTTCAAGCTTTAGAAGAAACACAAACATCTCTTGAAGAAGCCAAAATTCAATGGGGGGTTCAACAGAACATCCTCAGCAATAAACAAGATCGACTGCAAAAGGTTAACGATAATTTGCGGGTAATTCAAGAATTACAACACACCCTAGAACAAGTAGCTGGTGGTGTAGGAGATATGGTTTCTGAGACTAAAGTTGATGTCGTGTCCCTAGAAGATATGCCCCTAGGAGAACTCGAAGAAAAGGTTAAAAGTTTACAAGGGGATTTAGATAAATTAGTTCGTTTTGTTAACGATCAAGAAGAAGAATTGACCTTACAATGTCAAACGGTTCAAGAGTTACAAGATAAATTAGCTGAAGCAGGAGATTTTGAGCGTTTAGACCTAGAAAGCGAATTAGCAGAAGAACAGGAAAGAAAACAATTTTTAGATGAAACCCTAGTGGGTCAAAGACGGAATCTCAAAGAAAGACAAGAGGTATTACTCCAATATTTACGGGTGTTACGTCGTCGTCAAGGGGTGATAGATTTTGATAGCAATACACCCGCAGTCAATATAGACCCTGTCCTGATTCAATTAGAAGAATGGGAAAATCGCACAACCGAAGAACGGGAAACGTTAGAAACGGAAATCCATCATTTGCACAATAGTGTTCAAGAAATCCAGACTATGATCAAACAACTGGATACAGAACAGGTTCAAAAAATAAAACAACTTGAAGGAGAACGGGAAAACTGGCAACAGGCACAAATTGAAGTCGCCCAATTACAAGTCCGTCTCGATATTTATGAAAATAGTTTGAAACCTTTACAACGAGAACTCGACGAAACAAAGCATCAATTAGGAATTCTAGGAGAATGGCTAAATCCTTCTTAA
- the cbiB gene encoding adenosylcobinamide-phosphate synthase CbiB has product MHLNATIIILIFATILDYLIGDPWGWLHPVQVMGWLISRYSNFVLSIFHTKTQRRCAGVILGLGLIISSGIVGWSINLIKYHLDPFLGIFLEIILLASCLAGRSLRLAAFDVLTPLREGNIDLARTKLSQYVGRDTVNLSPEEIWRATLETVSENAIDGVTAPLFYAIAGAFFPGGGSVALALAYKGASTLDSTVGYQQEPFKDIGWFSAKFEDLLTWIPCRLTVLTLAILSGKPLVVLSICRRDAPKDPSPNSGWSECIYAAILGVQLGGKNTYQGIVKEKPLLGEPINAITCQSIEKALSLTRICCLLWLGLGVTGLWLFS; this is encoded by the coding sequence TTGCATCTCAATGCTACTATAATCATTCTCATCTTTGCTACCATTCTTGACTATCTTATTGGGGACCCTTGGGGATGGTTACACCCCGTACAAGTGATGGGGTGGCTGATCTCTAGGTACTCTAATTTTGTTCTTTCTATTTTTCATACCAAGACTCAACGACGTTGTGCCGGCGTGATTTTAGGATTAGGATTAATTATTAGCAGTGGAATTGTGGGATGGAGCATTAATTTAATTAAATATCATCTCGATCCCTTTTTGGGCATTTTCCTAGAGATTATTCTCTTGGCAAGTTGTTTAGCAGGACGCAGTTTAAGATTAGCAGCCTTTGATGTGTTGACCCCGTTAAGAGAGGGAAACATTGACCTCGCCAGAACAAAACTTAGTCAATATGTGGGTCGTGATACGGTTAATCTTTCCCCAGAAGAAATATGGCGGGCTACTCTAGAAACCGTCTCAGAAAATGCAATCGATGGGGTTACAGCCCCTTTATTTTATGCGATCGCTGGAGCCTTTTTTCCGGGGGGTGGTAGTGTTGCTTTGGCCTTGGCTTATAAAGGAGCCAGCACCCTTGATTCTACCGTTGGTTATCAACAAGAACCCTTTAAGGATATTGGCTGGTTTAGTGCAAAATTTGAGGATCTTTTGACTTGGATTCCTTGTCGTTTAACCGTTCTAACCCTGGCTATACTATCAGGAAAGCCCCTGGTTGTTTTATCCATTTGTCGTCGTGATGCTCCAAAAGATCCTAGCCCCAACTCAGGGTGGAGTGAATGTATTTATGCTGCTATTTTAGGGGTTCAATTAGGAGGAAAAAATACTTATCAAGGCATAGTTAAAGAAAAACCCTTATTAGGAGAACCCATCAATGCCATTACTTGCCAAAGCATTGAAAAGGCTTTAAGTTTAACTCGAATTTGCTGTTTATTGTGGCTTGGTTTAGGGGTAACTGGGTTATGGTTATTTTCCTGA
- a CDS encoding GFA family protein codes for MVNSHSSVVVQGGCHCGAVRFEAVIDKFEAIDCNCSICRKKGFLHLLVPPENFTLIKGEQMLTTYTFNTHTAQHTFCSVCGIHSFYSPRSHPGWFDINVNCLDPVTLSDFEIKTFDGQNWEKNVEKIR; via the coding sequence ATGGTAAATTCTCACTCTTCTGTTGTGGTTCAAGGAGGCTGTCACTGCGGTGCAGTGAGGTTTGAGGCAGTTATTGATAAGTTTGAAGCCATTGATTGTAACTGTTCTATTTGTCGTAAAAAAGGCTTTCTTCATCTTTTGGTTCCCCCTGAAAACTTTACCTTAATAAAGGGAGAACAAATGCTCACAACTTACACCTTTAACACCCACACAGCACAACACACTTTTTGTTCTGTTTGTGGTATTCATTCTTTTTACTCTCCCCGTTCCCATCCAGGGTGGTTTGATATCAATGTTAACTGTCTTGATCCTGTCACCTTATCAGACTTTGAAATTAAGACCTTTGATGGCCAAAATTGGGAAAAAAATGTTGAGAAAATAAGATAA
- a CDS encoding Rrf2 family transcriptional regulator: MKLTTRSHYSVKALLDLSLQPNYGPTSVKAIAKRQDLPAPYLEKLLIKMRRSGLVNSLRGSQGGYQLARQPSQISLGQILDAVGDTIEPLPYYNPDIEQVEDWVTFSLWKRLHEKLKEALYKITLADLYYDARSWKASLGEAISFVV; the protein is encoded by the coding sequence ATGAAACTAACAACTCGCAGTCATTATAGCGTTAAAGCCTTATTGGATCTGAGTTTACAGCCTAACTATGGTCCAACGTCAGTAAAAGCGATCGCAAAGCGACAAGATTTACCCGCCCCATACCTAGAAAAATTACTGATAAAAATGCGTCGCAGTGGGTTAGTTAATTCCTTACGAGGATCACAAGGTGGCTATCAATTAGCTCGTCAACCGAGTCAAATTTCTTTAGGACAAATATTAGACGCTGTTGGGGATACAATTGAGCCATTACCTTACTATAACCCTGATATTGAGCAAGTAGAAGATTGGGTCACATTTAGCCTTTGGAAACGACTCCATGAGAAGCTCAAAGAAGCCCTTTACAAAATTACTTTAGCGGATCTTTACTATGATGCTCGTAGCTGGAAAGCTTCCCTAGGAGAAGCGATTAGTTTTGTTGTATAA
- a CDS encoding AbrB family transcriptional regulator: MTQDKPLTGHALVEKVKELGDLSKEEKARACGYYTQTKNGVERVNMMKFLNALIDAEGIELDSSAEGQGRGGRSASYKISVQSNGNLLIGSAYTKKMNLQPGDEFEITLGRKHIHLKQVGAPDEDEV; encoded by the coding sequence ATGACACAAGATAAACCCCTAACCGGCCACGCTTTAGTAGAAAAAGTCAAAGAGCTAGGTGACCTCAGTAAAGAAGAAAAAGCAAGAGCTTGCGGCTATTATACCCAGACAAAAAATGGGGTAGAGCGCGTTAATATGATGAAATTTCTTAATGCTTTAATAGATGCTGAGGGCATTGAGCTTGATAGTAGTGCTGAAGGACAAGGAAGAGGTGGACGTTCAGCCAGCTATAAAATTAGTGTGCAATCTAATGGTAATCTGTTGATTGGTTCAGCTTATACCAAGAAAATGAATCTACAACCAGGAGATGAATTTGAGATTACCTTAGGGCGTAAACATATCCATCTTAAACAAGTCGGTGCGCCGGATGAAGATGAAGTATAA
- a CDS encoding DUF3143 domain-containing protein has product MTLPAPDTPLYNHPLPVIEQWLSDLGCQQDQQNLNCWTVTKPNWKAQLSLDVEEIIVCYLKAGADGSDITRAFKYSLSREDVEAAVFSGP; this is encoded by the coding sequence ATGACCCTTCCTGCTCCTGATACCCCCTTATATAATCATCCCCTTCCGGTGATTGAACAATGGCTATCTGATCTAGGTTGCCAACAAGATCAGCAGAACTTAAACTGTTGGACAGTGACCAAACCGAACTGGAAGGCACAGCTTAGCTTAGATGTTGAAGAAATTATTGTTTGCTACCTCAAAGCTGGAGCCGATGGTTCGGATATTACACGGGCTTTTAAATATTCTCTCTCCCGTGAAGACGTTGAAGCTGCTGTTTTTAGTGGACCTTAG
- a CDS encoding J domain-containing protein, giving the protein MTEQQTTKQSTSRKSPVQMPFANSHYAILGLHPSASVIEIRRAYRELSKRYHPDTTELPSAMATAKFQRLNEAYGVLSNPQARSLYDLQIGYSRWNVIQTPSEPIKNPKTGQWSHSAYLDASDRPLSGGELFALFILGLTLLGCLVLAIFIAILRGDEVIPTTALPQDYASVVPILLSEVHNTTQTLITLL; this is encoded by the coding sequence GTGACTGAGCAGCAGACTACGAAACAATCAACTTCCCGGAAAAGTCCCGTTCAGATGCCGTTTGCTAATAGCCATTATGCTATTTTAGGACTTCATCCGTCCGCTTCTGTCATCGAAATACGTCGCGCCTATCGAGAGTTAAGCAAACGTTATCATCCTGATACTACAGAATTACCCTCGGCTATGGCAACGGCCAAATTTCAGCGTCTCAATGAAGCTTATGGGGTATTGAGTAATCCTCAAGCCCGATCGTTGTATGATCTTCAAATTGGCTATTCTCGCTGGAATGTAATTCAAACCCCCTCAGAACCCATAAAAAACCCAAAAACGGGTCAGTGGTCCCATTCTGCTTATTTAGATGCCAGCGATCGCCCTTTATCTGGCGGGGAATTATTTGCCCTGTTTATTTTAGGATTAACTTTGCTCGGATGTTTGGTTTTGGCCATTTTTATTGCTATTCTAAGGGGCGATGAAGTGATTCCGACTACCGCCTTACCTCAAGATTATGCTTCAGTTGTCCCTATTTTACTCTCTGAGGTACATAACACGACTCAAACCCTAATAACCCTATTATGA
- a CDS encoding thylakoid membrane photosystem I accumulation factor: MRLLNLFRERGTQFSKLLIRLCLISLLSLSLSFGWWGMSPATANIDDDRLDGNIFVVYAGNGSLVPAKLSLKGSLDRKMPTVLVYYLDDSRDCKQFAIVVSRIQEFYGRAANILPISVDSIPVQDAYTKDEPGYYYQDIIPQTVILDGAGNKVFDGKGQVEYEAVDDVLREVFDLLPRSESVELRRRTVNEFNDELVDS, from the coding sequence ATGAGATTACTTAATTTATTCAGGGAACGGGGAACACAGTTCTCAAAATTATTGATTAGATTGTGTCTAATTAGTTTGTTATCGTTGAGTCTTAGTTTTGGCTGGTGGGGAATGTCTCCAGCAACGGCTAATATTGATGACGATCGCTTAGATGGTAATATTTTTGTGGTTTATGCGGGCAATGGTTCTTTAGTTCCGGCTAAATTATCGTTAAAGGGATCTTTAGACAGAAAAATGCCGACGGTTCTTGTTTACTATTTAGATGATAGTCGAGATTGTAAACAGTTTGCGATCGTGGTTTCTCGCATACAAGAATTTTATGGTCGGGCTGCTAATATTCTGCCTATTAGTGTTGATAGTATTCCAGTTCAAGATGCTTACACGAAGGATGAACCTGGTTATTATTATCAAGATATTATTCCTCAAACCGTTATTCTTGATGGAGCAGGAAATAAGGTTTTTGATGGTAAAGGTCAAGTAGAATATGAAGCAGTTGATGATGTGTTACGGGAAGTTTTTGATCTCTTACCTCGTTCTGAGTCTGTGGAGTTAAGACGACGGACTGTGAACGAATTTAATGATGAATTAGTGGATAGTTAA
- a CDS encoding polysaccharide deacetylase family protein produces MIIPKFWSIILLLVIMLGLMLSIVFYQPRWLFKMILQVAPGVHYFADTDDPVITITIDDGPDSITTPKILETLENHNVNVTFFLIGERIKDNELIVQEIIKNGHEIGNHMVKDEKSIFLPLEDFEQEFVEADKTLHQFLSNSSSKVQWFRPGGGWYNSQMLDIVKKYNYQTVLGSIFPYDTHIPCSNFASYQILTNLRSGGIIVLHDSAKDGQSGEWGERTNKTLKKILPEIKKRGYRIVTLSEMFFTHEYE; encoded by the coding sequence ATGATTATTCCTAAGTTTTGGTCAATAATACTTTTATTAGTAATTATGTTGGGGTTGATGTTAAGTATCGTATTTTATCAACCAAGATGGTTATTTAAAATGATACTTCAAGTTGCACCTGGAGTTCACTATTTTGCTGACACCGACGACCCAGTTATTACTATTACTATTGATGATGGACCAGATAGCATAACAACTCCGAAAATCTTAGAAACCCTAGAAAATCATAATGTTAATGTGACGTTCTTTCTAATTGGTGAAAGAATTAAAGATAACGAATTAATTGTACAAGAAATCATTAAAAATGGTCATGAAATTGGCAATCATATGGTTAAAGATGAAAAAAGCATTTTCTTACCATTAGAAGACTTTGAACAAGAATTTGTAGAAGCAGATAAAACATTACATCAATTTTTATCTAACAGTTCATCAAAGGTTCAGTGGTTTCGTCCAGGTGGAGGTTGGTATAATTCTCAAATGTTAGATATTGTCAAAAAGTATAATTATCAAACGGTTTTAGGTTCAATTTTTCCCTATGATACTCATATCCCATGTTCTAATTTTGCTAGTTATCAAATTTTAACTAATTTACGATCGGGTGGTATTATTGTTTTACATGATAGTGCTAAAGATGGTCAATCAGGAGAGTGGGGAGAAAGAACTAATAAAACCTTAAAAAAGATTCTTCCTGAGATCAAAAAAAGGGGTTATCGTATTGTTACGTTATCTGAAATGTTTTTTACTCATGAATATGAATAA
- a CDS encoding class I SAM-dependent methyltransferase: MKPLKILILSLIILVAFVLLGSQSLTYDASIIPEKNSSPYYDYHGLHSRDGIGKFYLGREIAKVMGHREFLWLERPNREQQEKPQKLLEALNLKPTDTIADIGAGSGYFSFRLASFVPNGKVLAVDIQPEMLDIIDFLKQENKVNNIETILGTIKNPNLPKNTVDIILMVDAYHEFEYPREMMENIVTSLKPGGMVILAEYRRENPLIPIKMLHKMTEKQVKKEMNVVGLTWEKTEEILPQQHLIFFTKI, encoded by the coding sequence ATGAAGCCTTTAAAAATATTGATACTTAGCCTAATTATATTAGTTGCCTTTGTTCTCCTAGGTAGCCAAAGTTTAACTTACGATGCTTCTATTATTCCCGAAAAAAATAGCAGTCCTTATTATGACTATCATGGTTTACATAGTCGTGATGGCATTGGGAAATTTTATTTAGGCCGAGAAATTGCAAAAGTGATGGGACATCGAGAATTTTTATGGTTAGAAAGACCGAATAGAGAACAACAAGAAAAACCCCAAAAACTGCTTGAAGCATTAAACCTAAAACCAACAGATACCATTGCTGATATTGGTGCAGGAAGTGGCTATTTTTCGTTTCGTCTTGCTTCTTTCGTTCCGAATGGAAAGGTTTTGGCTGTTGATATTCAACCAGAAATGCTAGATATAATTGATTTTCTTAAACAGGAAAACAAAGTGAACAATATAGAAACGATTTTAGGGACGATAAAAAATCCTAATTTACCTAAGAATACTGTTGATATTATTTTAATGGTGGATGCTTATCATGAATTTGAATATCCTAGAGAAATGATGGAAAATATTGTTACATCTTTAAAACCTGGAGGAATGGTTATTTTAGCAGAATATCGTCGAGAAAACCCTTTAATTCCCATTAAAATGCTACATAAAATGACTGAAAAGCAAGTTAAAAAGGAAATGAATGTTGTAGGATTAACCTGGGAAAAAACAGAGGAAATATTACCTCAGCAACATTTAATATTTTTTACAAAAATTTAA
- a CDS encoding DUF2808 domain-containing protein codes for MNKLLWGICIGLVGISAGLSPIIAEEKKSSISYFSRSPRLINVMTTYRGARVGSPRYYYTIELPDESGEALKTITINKRQGFEEIDYYPKATIAFQGTPNHRENALTIEESTWDKTTETMTITFDPPVSPGTTFTVGLKAKQNPDHGGTYLFGVTVFPDGNNPRDLYLGSGRLYFEGTDSGDYD; via the coding sequence ATGAATAAACTCTTGTGGGGTATTTGTATTGGTTTGGTGGGTATTTCGGCTGGTTTATCTCCTATCATTGCCGAAGAAAAGAAATCGTCTATTAGTTATTTCAGTCGTTCTCCTCGTCTAATTAATGTGATGACAACTTATCGAGGAGCAAGGGTTGGCAGCCCTAGATATTACTATACTATTGAGTTGCCTGATGAAAGTGGAGAAGCTTTAAAAACAATCACCATTAATAAACGCCAAGGATTTGAAGAAATTGACTATTATCCTAAAGCGACGATCGCATTTCAAGGAACCCCAAACCATCGAGAAAATGCTTTAACCATTGAGGAAAGCACTTGGGATAAAACCACAGAAACTATGACAATTACGTTTGATCCCCCCGTATCTCCAGGAACAACATTTACCGTAGGATTAAAAGCAAAGCAAAATCCAGATCATGGAGGAACTTATCTGTTTGGGGTAACAGTATTCCCCGATGGAAATAACCCCAGGGATTTATATTTAGGGAGTGGACGCTTATACTTTGAGGGGACTGATAGTGGAGATTATGATTAA
- the fabI gene encoding enoyl-ACP reductase FabI — protein MLDLTGKNALVTGIANNRSIAWGIAQQLHKAGANLAVTYLPDEKGRFEKKVRDVVEPINPSLILPCNVQNEDQVEATFKAIGDTWGKLDIVIHCLAFADKEGLGGDFSSISREAFSQSLEISTFSLGNLAKYAKPLMTEGGSIVTLTYLGGVKVIPNYNLMGVAKAGLEMSVRYLASELGPDQIRVNAISAGPIRTLASSAVGGILEMIRHVEAVAPLKRTVTQLEVGNTAAFLCSDLASGITGQVIYVDAGYEIMGMG, from the coding sequence ATGTTAGATTTAACTGGAAAGAACGCGCTCGTTACAGGAATTGCGAATAATCGCTCCATTGCTTGGGGAATTGCTCAACAACTCCATAAAGCAGGGGCTAACTTGGCTGTTACCTATTTACCGGACGAAAAGGGACGTTTTGAAAAAAAAGTCCGTGACGTGGTTGAACCCATCAATCCCTCGCTCATTCTTCCTTGTAATGTCCAAAATGAGGATCAGGTAGAAGCGACATTTAAAGCCATTGGGGACACTTGGGGAAAATTAGATATTGTGATCCACTGTTTAGCCTTTGCCGATAAAGAAGGGTTAGGGGGTGATTTTAGTAGCATTTCCCGTGAAGCGTTTAGTCAGTCCCTCGAAATTAGTACCTTTTCGTTGGGCAATTTGGCCAAATACGCTAAACCCCTAATGACAGAGGGCGGTAGTATTGTCACCTTAACCTACCTAGGAGGGGTGAAAGTGATTCCTAATTACAATTTAATGGGAGTGGCTAAAGCGGGTTTAGAAATGAGTGTGCGCTATTTAGCCTCAGAATTAGGCCCTGATCAGATTCGGGTTAACGCTATTTCTGCCGGTCCGATTCGTACTTTGGCTTCTTCTGCCGTTGGCGGTATTTTAGAGATGATTCGCCATGTAGAAGCCGTTGCTCCTTTGAAACGGACGGTAACACAATTAGAAGTGGGTAATACGGCTGCTTTTCTCTGTAGCGACTTAGCTAGTGGTATTACAGGACAGGTGATTTATGTGGATGCGGGTTATGAAATCATGGGCATGGGGTGA